In Drosophila ananassae strain 14024-0371.13 unplaced genomic scaffold, ASM1763931v2 tig00000114, whole genome shotgun sequence, one DNA window encodes the following:
- the LOC123258296 gene encoding uncharacterized protein LOC123258296 has product MILIWVIPGLTLPTPPPPDRKANNPVVITPINNVTGTIIEATDRISIKSAEWTLITFFDLSQLAREIETVKRGIQSVKQWCPTAYEVCPTIIQTLQQEVAEIQDADQLMQYQRQQRGALNIVGNIANGLFGVLNDQYAKRMEEIIGKLRTQESITHKIVENQTSVLDTTINIMRRTTIEAQKRMQDLEASLARIKVRSHAADRYLPHAVSEFVVVASHIRRVQDAVLNVLIGAHEGKLSPALVSVEQVKQVITKTQTHLPPGRRLPITSETARDLYRLATTRVQETEDLLMFHASVPLVEEDEFTVYRMESIPQITREGLVITKTETKYLAVDDHRKHHFAINQEHLSQCVSGTNGNKVCEFEQTLLGPDAHQLPCTMAALSRHRARECKPEPIKGISYWDQLTEQNAWIFGTTKPITMTYVCSDEKDQIIIDGVGKLTIRQDCVIQSPTITLLGRAQFNSLGTIRMSGSYVHEWPSHEKIRTTEGQLEATLDQLDQLHAEVQGLKTWTKQA; this is encoded by the coding sequence ATGATACTCATCTGGGTGATCCCCGGACTGACTCTGCCCACACCCCCTCCACCTGATAGGAAGGCTAATAACCCGGTTGTCATCACACCAATCAACAACGTAACCGGGACCATCATAGAAGCCACTGATAGGATATCAATCAAATCTGCCGAATGGACACTCATCACATTTTTTGATCTCAGTCAGCTGGCACGGGAGATCGAGACGGTCAAACGAGGCATCCAATCTGTAAAACAATGGTGCCCAACGGCTTACGAGGTCTGTCCCACGATCATACAAACATTGCAACAGGAAGTGGCAGAAATCCAAGATGCCGATCAGTTAATGCAGTATCAACGGCAACAACGCGGAGCACTGAACATCGTTGGAAATATCGCGAATGGGCTGTTCGGAGTACTCAATGATCAGTACGCCAAACGGATGGAAGAAATTATTGGTAAACTAAGAACCCAAGAAAGCATCACGCATAAAATAGTAGAGAACCAGACGTCAGTTCTGGATACCACCATCAACATTATGCGAAGGACGACGATCGAAGCGCAGAAGAGGATGCAGGACCTAGAAGCCAGCCTGGCCAGAATCAAAGTCAGAAGCCATGCGGCTGATCGGTATCTGCCACATGCAGTTTCAGAGTTCGTCGTCGTGGCAAGTCACATTCGTCGAGTCCAGGATGCTGTATTAAATGTGCTAATCGGGGCACACGAAGGAAAATTGAGCCCTGCATTGGTGTCGGTAGAACAAGTGAAACAGGTGAtcacaaaaacacaaacacaccttCCACCGGGAAGACGATTACCCATCACAAGTGAGACAGCACGAGACTTATATCGACTGGCGACCACAAGGGTACAAGAAACCGAGGACTTACTAATGTTCCATGCGAGTGTTCCATTAGTCGAAGAAGACGAATTCACAGTATATCGAATGGAATcaattccacaaataacgaGAGAAGGCCTGGTGATAACCAAGACGGAAACAAAATATCTAGCAGTCGATGATCATCGGAAACACCACTTTGCGATCAATCAAGAACACCTCAGTCAGTGTGTCAGCGGGACGAACGGAAATAAGGTATGCGAGTTTGAGCAAACACTATTGGGCCCGGACGCCCATCAACTCCCTTGTACGATGGCGGCACTATCAAGACATCGGGCAAGGGAATGTAAGCCAGAACCAATCAAGGGGATCAGTTATTGGGATCAATTAACAGAGCAGAATGCATGGATCTTTGGGACAACGaagccaataacaatgacCTATGTATGCTCGGACGAAAAGGATCAAATCATCATCGACGGCGTAGGCAAGCTGACAATCAGGCAAGATTGTGTGATCCAAAGCCCGACCATTACATTGTTGGGGCGGGCGCAGTTTAACTCATTAGGAACAATAAGGATGTCAGGAAGTTACGTTCACGAGTGGCCATCACATGAAAAAATAAGGACAACAGAAGGACAATTGGAAGCAACATTAGATCAGCTAGACCAACTACATGCAGAGGTGCAGGGGTTAAAAACATGGACAAAGCAAGCATAG